GGCCAGCGTCCGGGCAGCGGTGCGGACCTTGGGCGTCAGCTGCCCGCTGCCGCGCAGGATGGTGGAGTCGGGCCCTCGGGTGAGGTGGTGGTGGCGGATCAGGAAGGCGATGTAGGACCAGAGGAAGGGCGAGTTCCACAGTCGCAGCGTGGGGAACTGGTACCAGTGGCCGGAGAACAGCGCCAGTGCCGGAAGAAGGTTGGTGTTGGCGTAGGAGGATCCGCCGACGACGATGTAGAGGTATTCCAGTGACCAGTCGATCACGTAGCACCAGACGAGTGCTAGCAGCGCGAATCGGGCGGCGCTGATGTGCCGTCCGTGGCCGACGGTCCGGTTCATCAGCCACGCGGTCAGCAATGGACAGCTCACCATGGCTCCGTGGCTGATCGGGCCCGAGGTGATCAGCCCGACCCAGTATTGAGTGCCGGCGTTGGGCCATCCCGGGATGGAAGGGCCCCAGGACGGGGTGAGAGGAAGACCGCTGCTGTAGACCAGGCTCGGGTGTGGAACACCGAGCAGGGGCTCGACCCAGAACATGGACATGTAGGCGAGCAGCAGCGATGCGTCAAAGGTGAACCTGCGCTGTCTGCGGCATTGCCGCACCACATGGCCGATCAGGCCCAGCAACAGCAGGAGGACCGCCGCCTGAAAGGCCACCAGTACGAGGAAGCGGCCCTGGGTGAGGCCGTGCTGGCCGACCTGAGGAAGGTGGATGTCGACGCCGCCGTTCAGCAGCCACCCCCCGACCGACCAGGTCGCCACGGCCAGGCACAGCGCGCCGATCGTCGCCCAGCCGGTGACCGGGGTGAGGATCCGTGGACGGGGCCGGAGCCCGGCGGGTTCCGCGTCCGGGTGGGCGGGCCTCATGGCCGGCCCACCGGGACGAAAAAGCTCGGCAGACCGGCGGGCAACGGGCCGCCGAACCGGGTGTAGAGGACGTGGTTCGCCGCGAACACCAGGTAGACGGCAGCCACCACACCGACGAGTGCCAGCGTCCGCGTCACCGCTACGGCCCGGGGCGGCAGCTCGGCGCTGCCGCGCAGGATCGTCGAATCCGGTCCTGCGGTGAGGTAGCGGTGGCGGATGAGGAAAGGAATGAGTGACCAGAGGGGCGAGGCGATCCAGCGCAGCGTCGTGAACTGGTACCAATGGCCGGCGAACGGTGTCAGCCACACCGGCTCGGCGCCCGGGAAGGTCACCGTGCCGGTGAGGATGTAGATCCATTCCAGCGTCCAGTCGATGAGCACCGAGCAGCCGAGCGCGGCCAGTACGAACCGTCCGCCGCGCAGGTTCGGCCAGCGGCGTAGCACGGTCCTGCCCATGACCACGGCGGCCGTCAACGGCCACACGGCGGTCATCGCGTAGCCCCATGGACCGGAGGTCACCACGGCATGGGTCTGCTGCTCGGCGTCCTGGCTGTACCAGCCCGGTATGTACGGTCCCCAGGTGGACACCCGGACCAGACCGGCGTTGAGCACCAGGCTGGGGCGGCTGAAGTTGGTGAGCGGTTCCAGCCAGAAGCTCGCCGCGTAGGCGACCACCAGCGACGCGTCGAAGGTGAACGTGCGCTCCACCAGGCATTGCCGGACGACGTAGCCGACCAAGCCGATCGCGGCGGACATGATCAGACCCTGGAAGACCCACAAGGTGATGTACCGGGTGTCGCTGATTCCGCGCTCCCCCGGCCACGGAACGTACACGGTGAACCTGCTGTCAAGTAGCCAGCGGCCCACCGACCACGTTCCCACGGCCAGGGAGAGGACGCCCACCGCCGCCCACATCGTGACCGGGCGTAGCGGCCACGGTCCACGCGCGTCCACGTCCACCCGCATCCTGGCGGTGACCGATGACCGGCCCACTCTCCACCGCGTACCCGGACTCATGGGCGCACCTTCTCCGACCCCGTGAGGCCCATGGCCGCCAGCAGCCAGTCAGCGAGGCTGGCAGCGGTGGGTTTGACCCAGATGACTCCGGGTTTGATGTCGACCTTGAGTGCGCGGTGGATGCGTTGCTGGAGTTGGACGGCGCCGAGGGAGTCCATGCCGAGGACGACCATGCTGGTGTGGGCGCCGATGTGGCGGGTGGTGTTGCCGAGGAGTTCGCGGACCTGGCCGGTGATGAAGTCCTCCAGGATCCGGCGCCGCTCCGCGTCGCTGCCGGCGGAGAGGACTTCGTCGCGCACCGGTGAGGCGCCGTGATCGGCGGCGGGGGTGTCGGTGAGCAGGTGGGCCAGGAGGGTGGAGTGGCGCAGGGCCGGGTAGGGGGCGGTCCACTGGGCGGGGTCGATGGGGGAGTAGGCGATCTGGTGGTGGCCTTCGGCGAGGATGCGTTCGAGGGCGTCCATGCCGTCGGTGGGGTTGATGAGTACGAAGCCTTGCTGGGCGAGGTGTTGGCCGCGGCCGACTTGGCTGAAGGCGCCCCAGTGGATGCCGGTGGCCGGCAGTCCCTCGGCCAGCCGGTGGGCGGTGAGGGCGTCGAGGTAGGCGTTGGCGGCGGCATAGGCGCCCTGTCCGGGGGAGCCGATGAGGGAGGCGAGGGAGGAGTAGACGACGAAGAAGTCCAGGTCCGCATCGAGGGTGGCTTGGTGCAGGGCCCAGGCGCCTTCGGCCTTGCCGCGCCAGACCCGTTCCAGCAGGTCGGGGTCGAGGTTGGCGAGGGTGGCGTCCTCGACGACGCCCGCGGCGTGCACGATGCCCCGCAGGGGGGTGTCGCCGTCGGTTGCCGTCTTCAGCGCCTGCGCGGTGGTGTCGGCGATGTCGCCGAGCACCACCTCGATGGCGCAACCGGTGGTGGTGCGCAGGTCGTCCAGCTCCCGTGCGGCGGCCGGGGTGGGGGCGCTGCGTCCGCACAGGACGAGGCGGCGGGCACCCCGTTCGGCCAGGCGGCGGGCGGTGAGCAGTCCCAGGCCGCCGAGGCCGCCGGTGATCAGGTAGCTGCCGTCGGCCCTGACCTGCCGGGGCAGGCCGTCCGAGGTGGTGGGGCCGGGGCCGGGGCCGGGCTGGACGCGGGCGAGGTAGCGGGTCCCGTGCCGCCAGGCGATCTCGGTGATCGGCGGGTCGTCGGCGAGGAGGTCGGGCAGGATGGCTTCCAGCGGAGTGTCGCCTGCTACTTCCAGGCTGCTGGGCCGGAGTTCCGGGTGCTCGAAGGCGGCGGTCCTGAGGAGGCCGCGGACTCCGGCGGCGGCCAGCACGTCGTCACCGCGCCACAGCACCCACAGCCGCGGGGGCGTCTCCCGCTCGGCCAGATGGGTGAGGACGGTCAGGGTGTGCTGCACGGCGGCGCGGGCCCCTCCGGGAGTGGGGGCGCCTTGGTGGCCGCCCAGGGCGAGCAGGACGTGGGTGCACGGTGGTTCGGCCTCGGAGTCGAGGGCCTGGGC
This is a stretch of genomic DNA from Streptomyces sp. NBC_00536. It encodes these proteins:
- a CDS encoding spirocyclase AveC family protein; its protein translation is MDARGPWPLRPVTMWAAVGVLSLAVGTWSVGRWLLDSRFTVYVPWPGERGISDTRYITLWVFQGLIMSAAIGLVGYVVRQCLVERTFTFDASLVVAYAASFWLEPLTNFSRPSLVLNAGLVRVSTWGPYIPGWYSQDAEQQTHAVVTSGPWGYAMTAVWPLTAAVVMGRTVLRRWPNLRGGRFVLAALGCSVLIDWTLEWIYILTGTVTFPGAEPVWLTPFAGHWYQFTTLRWIASPLWSLIPFLIRHRYLTAGPDSTILRGSAELPPRAVAVTRTLALVGVVAAVYLVFAANHVLYTRFGGPLPAGLPSFFVPVGRP
- a CDS encoding spirocyclase AveC family protein, with product MRPAHPDAEPAGLRPRPRILTPVTGWATIGALCLAVATWSVGGWLLNGGVDIHLPQVGQHGLTQGRFLVLVAFQAAVLLLLLGLIGHVVRQCRRQRRFTFDASLLLAYMSMFWVEPLLGVPHPSLVYSSGLPLTPSWGPSIPGWPNAGTQYWVGLITSGPISHGAMVSCPLLTAWLMNRTVGHGRHISAARFALLALVWCYVIDWSLEYLYIVVGGSSYANTNLLPALALFSGHWYQFPTLRLWNSPFLWSYIAFLIRHHHLTRGPDSTILRGSGQLTPKVRTAARTLALIGVMDLAYLIAIGQNVLLTLGGPGLPADLPPHFHVPGGGP